The proteins below are encoded in one region of Takifugu rubripes chromosome 1, fTakRub1.2, whole genome shotgun sequence:
- the rhbdl1 gene encoding rhomboid-related protein 1 isoform X1 has product MDRSSLFQLIQEQLDPENTGFIPVENFTSLVEHHELQLDPSKLDMLFALVQCNEDGQVCYQELIELMSSKRSSSFRRAIANGRRTLQREILLDETGLGLYKRFVRYVAYEILPCETDRRWYFHQNRLCPPPVFIAVVTIIQIIVFMCYGIMLNKWVLQTYQPDFMKSPLVYHPGHRAQVWRFFSYMFMHVGLEQLGFNALLQLMIGVPLEMVHGILRISLLYMAGVLAGSLTVSITDMRAPVVGGSGGVYALCSAHLANVVMNWAGMRCPYKLLRMILALVCMSSEVGRAVWLRFSPPLPSSGPQPSFMAHLSGAVVGISMGLLILRSYEESLQKQCSWWVIVFSFITFLLFAIFWNIFAYELLGVQIPPPP; this is encoded by the exons CTGGACCCAGAGAACACCGGTTTCATTCCAGTGGAGAACTTCACCAGCTTGGTGGAGCAccatgagctgcagctggaccCGTCCAAGCTGGACATGCTGTTCGCCCTGGTCCAGTGCAACGAAGATGGGCAGGTGTGCTACCAGGAGCTCATCGAGCTG ATGAGCAGTAAGCGCTCCAGCAGTTTCCGACGAGCCATCGCCAACGGCCGCCGCACGCTGCAGAGGGAGATCCTGCTGGATGAGACGGGGCTGGGTCTGTACAAACGGTTTGTCCGCTATGTGGCCTACGAGATCCTGCCCTGCGAGACGGATCGTCGCTGGTACTTCCATCAGAACCGCCTGTGCCCCCCGCCTGTCTTCATTGCCGTCGTCACCATCATCCAG ATTATCGTGTTCATGTGCTACGGCATCATGCTGAACAAGTGGGTCCTGCAGACGTATCAGCCCGACTTCATGAAGAGCCCCCTGGTGTACCACCCCGGCCACCGCGCACAAGTGTGGCGCTTCTTCAGCTACATGTTTATGCACGTCGG TTTGGAGCAGCTGGGCTTCAACGCTTTGCTGCAGCTCATGATCGGCGTTCCTTTGGAGATGGTTCACGGCATCTTACGGATCAGTCTCCTGTACATGGCAGGAGTGCTCGCTG GCTCGCTCACCGTCTCCATCACTGACATGCGTGCTCCGGTGGTCGGGGGCTCAGGCGGCGTCTACGCTCTGTGCTCGGCACATCTGGCCAACGTTGTCATG AATTGGGCTGGAATGCGCTGTCCATACAAGCTGCTCCGCATGATCCTGGCACTAGTTTGCA TGAGTTCAGAGGTGGGCCGTGCTGTCTGGCTCCGCTTCTCCCCCCCGCTGCCCTCCTCGGGGCCTCAGCCCAGCTTCATGGCACACTTGTCAGGGGCTGTGGTGGGCATCAGCATGGGGCTCCTGATTCTCCGCAGCTACGAGGAGAGCCTCCAGAAACAGTGCTCCTGGTGGGTCATCGTGTTCTCCTTCATTACCTTCCTTCTTTTCGCCATCTTCTGGAACATATTTGCGTATGAGCTGCTGGGTGTGCAGATACCCCCTCCGCCCTGA
- the LOC101070956 gene encoding uncharacterized protein, with protein sequence MSALFTCEDPATWRGVHDNYWDVVEAKVKGKTPGKLLILDKWYQEELPSLISSRPDKHITHSELVKLMEWKLTRGKFRPRLQQLVASNSVDTVEKCSRKAFSLLPDVKAAIAELSYLKGVGPATASAVLAAGAPDEAAFMSDEAMESIPGLKPIQYTAKHYALYLDRMIEKAKNLNRVDPQQDWTPHRLELCLWATAGIKQQQLPLLQNGKAGSSLERCSEADTGQAPAKKSKMK encoded by the exons ATGAGTGCTCTGTTTACTTGCGAGGACCCAGCAACGTGGAGGGGTGTGCACGATAATTACTGGGATGTAGTGGAAGCAAAGGTCAAAGGCAAGACACCCGGGAAGCTTTTGATCCTGGACAAATG GTATCAAGAAGAGCTGCCCTCACTCATCTCGAGTCGGCCTGACAAACACATCACTCACTCAGAGCTGGTGAAACTGATGGAGTGGAAGCTAACA AGAGGGAAGTTCAggccgaggctgcagcagctagTGGCCTCCAACAGTGTGGACACTGTGGAGAAATGCTCCAGGAAGGCATTTAGCCTCCTGCCTGATGTAAAGGCAGCAATTGCAGAACTCAGCTACCTGAAAGGAGTCGGCCCAGCCACCGCATCAG CTGTGctggcagcaggagctccagacgAGGCTGCATTCATGTCTGATGAAGCCATGGAGAGCATACCGGGACTAAAGCCAATCCAGTACACCGCCAAGCACTATGCTCTCTATCTGGACAGAATGATTGAGAAGGCAAAGAACTTGAACAGAG TGGATCCACAGCAGGACTGGACGCCCCACAGGCTGGAGCTGTGTTTGTGGGCCACGGCTGgaatcaaacagcagcagctcccactTCTGCAGAATGGGAAGGCTGGCAGCTCTCTGGAGAGGTGCTCAGAAGCCGACACTGGCCAGGCGCCagcaaaaaagagcaaaatgaaataa
- the wdr24 gene encoding GATOR2 complex protein WDR24, producing the protein MEKMSRVTTALSSSAITGRTMFCHLDAPANAISVCRDATQVVVAGRNIFKIYALEEEQFVEKLNLRVGRKPSLNFSCADVMWHQMEENLLATAATNGAVVTWNLGKPSRNKQDQLFTEHKRTVNKVCFHPTEAHMLLSGSQDGFMKCFDLRKKESVSTFSGQSESVRDVQFSMKDYFTFAASFENGNVQLWDIRRPDRYERMFTAHTGPVFCCDWHPDDRGWLATGGRDKMVKVWDMTTNRAKEIFCVQTIASVARVKWRPERKFHLATCSMMVDHNIYVWDIRRPFIPFATFEEHKDVTTGIVWRHQHDPHFLLSGSKDSTLYQHMFKDATRPVDKANPEGLCFGLFGDLAFAAKESLISSDVNRKPYPGGDRRYPIFFFKKPDLTEQFAHVSSALSVFETDLDSNRMDWFVKTAQLYLLSGKPFGELCDHNAKVAQDLKRPQVSTTWTMLRIMLSDPANQATPAANHNPGKLGGLPLMNSFTIKEIGSVMGTESRLERSKGESRQDNVHLEAGNSHISNNNEENEETEGSEGQAEYMFGDAELDDDDLYSMEHDNQTEEQEFTLPREAFQLRHEIMDNPSAPDHLQQDKSDSPHVSGNEAEVTCLTPIESFSLISISQPLFSPHLAASFFCPIVREMLSYYAEQGDVQMAVSVLIVLGDRIRKEIDELTQEHWYTSYIDLLQRFELWNVSNEVIKLSTCSAITCLNQTSTTLHINCSNCKRPMSNKGWICDRCHQCASICAVCHHVVKGMFVWCQGCSHGGHLEHIMNWLKSNAHCPAGCGHLCEYT; encoded by the exons ATGGAGAAGATGTCAAGGGTTACCACAGCCCTCAGCAGCAGTGCCATCACTGGCCGGACTATGTTCTGCCACTTGGACGCTCCCGCCAATGCTATCAGTGTGTGCCGCGATGCTACGCAGGTGGTGGTCGCTGGCCGCAATATCTTCAAGATTTACGCATTGGAAGAGGAGCAATTTGTGGAAAAGCTGAATCTCCGTGTCGGACGAAAGCCGTCTCTCAACTTCAGCTGTGCAGATGTTATGTGGCACCAGATGGAGGAAAACCTGCTGGCCACAGCTGCCACCAATGGGGCAGTGGTTACCTGGAATCttggaaaaccctcaagaaacAAACAGGACCAGCTGTTTACTGAACACAAACGCACAGTCAACAAGGTGTGCTTCCACCCCACTGAGGCTCACATGCTGCTCAGCGGCTCGCAAGATGGGTTCATGAAATGTTTTGACCTGCGCAAGAAGGAGTCTGTCAGCACGTTTTCAG GCCAGTCCGAGAGTGTAAGAGATGTACAGTTCAGTATGAAGGATTATTTCACCTTTGCTGCTTCCTTTGAGAATGGAAATGTTCAGCTGTGGGACATCAGGCGCCCAGACCGCTACGAGCGGATGTTCACTGCTCATACTGGTCCGGTCTTCTGCTGTGATTGGCACCCTGATGACAG GGGGTGGCTGGCCACTGGAGGGAGGGACAAGATGGTGAAAGTGTGGGACATGACCACCAACCGAGCCAAGGAGATCTTTTGTGTCCAGACAATTGCCTCTGTGGCAAGAGTCAAATGGCGGCCTGAGAGGAAGTTTCATTTAGCTACCTGCTCTATGATGGTGGACCACAACATCTATGTGTGGGACATCCGGAGACCTTTTATTCCATTTGCCACATTTGAAGAACACAAAGATGTGACTACTGGTATTGTGTGGCGGCACCAGCATGATCCTCATTTCCTGCTTTCGGGTTCTAAGGATAGTACGCTGTACCAGCATATGTTTAAGGACGCCACTCGCCCTGTGGACAAAGCCAACCCTGAAGGTCTGTGCTTTGGTCTATTTGGTGACTTGGCTTTTGCAGCCAAGGAGAGTCTGATCAGCAGTGATGTCAACAGGAAGCCGTACCCAGGAGGCGACCGCCGTTACCCCATCTTTTTCTTCAAGAAACCCGACCTGACAGAACAGTTTGCCCACGTCTCCAGTGCCCTTAGTGTTTTTGAGACAGACTTGGACAGTAACCGCATGGACTGGTTTGTCAAAACAGCACAACTCTACCTCCTCAGTGGGAAGCCCTTTGGCGAGCTGTGTGATCACAATGCCAAAGTGGCTCAGGACCTAAAAAGACCTCAG GTTTCCACAACATGGaccatgctgagaatcatgcttTCTGACCCAGCAAACCAGGCCACGCCTGCTGCAAACCACAACCCCGGTAAATTAGGAGGTTTGCCTTTAATGAACAG TTTCACCATAAAGGAAATTGGTTCAGTGATGGGCACTGAAAGTAGGCTGGAGCGTAGTAAAGGTGAGAGCAGGCAGGACAACGTCCACCTGGAGGCTGGCAACTCACATATCAGCAATAATAATGAAG AAAATGAGGAGACAGAAGGCAGCGAGGGCCAAGCCGAGTATATGTTTGGTGATGCTGAGTTAGATGACGATGACCTCTACTCTATGGAGCACGATAACCAAACAG aggagcaggagttCACGCTGCCTCGGGAGGCCTTCCAGCTGCGTCACGAGATCATGGATAACCCGTCTGCTCCCgaccacctccagcaggacaaGTCCGACTCCCCGCACGTCAGTGGCAACGAGGCCGAGGTCACTTGTCTGACGCCCATCGAGTCGTTCTCGCTCATCTCCATCTCCCAGCCGCTGTTCAGCCCACATCTGGCCGCCAGCTTCTTCTGCCCCATTGTGCGGGAGATGCTAAGCTATTATGCAGAGCAGGGTGACGTGCAGATGGCTGTATCTGTGCTGATCGTCCTGGGGGACCGAATCCGTAAAGAGATTGACGAACTCACACAG GAACACTGGTACACGTCCTACATTGATCTGCTGCAGCGATTCGAGCTGTGGAATGTATCCAATGAGGTCATCAAGTTGAGCACTTGCAGCGCCATTACCTGCCTGAACCAGACATCTACAACGCTGCACATCAACTGCAGCAACTGCAAGCGGCCGATGAGCAACAAGGGCTGGATCTGCGACAG GTGTCACCAGTGTGCCAGCATATGTGCAGTGTGCCACCATGTGGTGAAGGGAATGTTTGTGTGGTGTCAGGGCTGCAGCCACGGTGGACACCTGGAACATATTATGAACTGGCTGAAAAGCAACGCCCATTGCCCTGCTGGCTGTGGTCACCTGTGTGAGTACACCTGA
- the rhbdl1 gene encoding rhomboid-related protein 1 isoform X2: MDRSSLFQLIQEQLDPENTGFIPVENFTSLVEHHELQLDPSKLDMLFALVQCNEDGQVCYQELIELMSSKRSSSFRRAIANGRRTLQREILLDETGLGLYKRFVRYVAYEILPCETDRRWYFHQNRLCPPPVFIAVVTIIQIIVFMCYGIMLNKWVLQTYQPDFMKSPLVYHPGHRAQVWRFFSYMFMHVGLEQLGFNALLQLMIGVPLEMVHGILRISLLYMAGVLAGSLTVSITDMRAPVVGGSGGVYALCSAHLANVVMNWAGMRCPYKLLRMILALVCMSSEVGRAVWLRFSPPLPSSGPQPSFMAHLSGAVVGISMGLLILRSYEESLQKQCSCRRRRRRRRA; encoded by the exons CTGGACCCAGAGAACACCGGTTTCATTCCAGTGGAGAACTTCACCAGCTTGGTGGAGCAccatgagctgcagctggaccCGTCCAAGCTGGACATGCTGTTCGCCCTGGTCCAGTGCAACGAAGATGGGCAGGTGTGCTACCAGGAGCTCATCGAGCTG ATGAGCAGTAAGCGCTCCAGCAGTTTCCGACGAGCCATCGCCAACGGCCGCCGCACGCTGCAGAGGGAGATCCTGCTGGATGAGACGGGGCTGGGTCTGTACAAACGGTTTGTCCGCTATGTGGCCTACGAGATCCTGCCCTGCGAGACGGATCGTCGCTGGTACTTCCATCAGAACCGCCTGTGCCCCCCGCCTGTCTTCATTGCCGTCGTCACCATCATCCAG ATTATCGTGTTCATGTGCTACGGCATCATGCTGAACAAGTGGGTCCTGCAGACGTATCAGCCCGACTTCATGAAGAGCCCCCTGGTGTACCACCCCGGCCACCGCGCACAAGTGTGGCGCTTCTTCAGCTACATGTTTATGCACGTCGG TTTGGAGCAGCTGGGCTTCAACGCTTTGCTGCAGCTCATGATCGGCGTTCCTTTGGAGATGGTTCACGGCATCTTACGGATCAGTCTCCTGTACATGGCAGGAGTGCTCGCTG GCTCGCTCACCGTCTCCATCACTGACATGCGTGCTCCGGTGGTCGGGGGCTCAGGCGGCGTCTACGCTCTGTGCTCGGCACATCTGGCCAACGTTGTCATG AATTGGGCTGGAATGCGCTGTCCATACAAGCTGCTCCGCATGATCCTGGCACTAGTTTGCA TGAGTTCAGAGGTGGGCCGTGCTGTCTGGCTCCGCTTCTCCCCCCCGCTGCCCTCCTCGGGGCCTCAGCCCAGCTTCATGGCACACTTGTCAGGGGCTGTGGTGGGCATCAGCATGGGGCTCCTGATTCTCCGCAGCTACGAGGAGAGCCTCCAGAAACAGTGCTCCTG caggaggaggaggaggaggaggagggcctgA